The Saccharopolyspora gloriosae genome window below encodes:
- the glnA gene encoding type I glutamate--ammonia ligase — translation MNRQQEFVLRTLEERDIRFVRLWFTDVLGILKSVAISPAELEGAFSEGIGFDGSAIEGFSRIYESDMVAKPDPTTFQVLPWETPDGEHYSARMFCDIAMPDGSPCWADPRHVLRRTLSKATEAGFTCYVHPEIEFFLLKNLPTTGVEPEPADSGGYFDQASHDAAPHFRRNAIETLEAMGISVEFSHHEGAPGQQEIDLRYADALTMADNVMTFRYTVKEVALMQGVHASFMPKPFTAQPGSGMHTHFSLFEGDQNAFYHPENPYELSDTGRAFVAGILTHAREISAVTNQWVNSYKRLIVGGEAPTAVCWGHANRSALVRVPMYSPGKSSSRRVEVRSPDSACNPYLAYAVILAAGLRGVEKGYELPPATEDDVWSLTEGERKAAGYASLPQNLNDALSEMENSELVAETLGEHVFDFFLRNKRNEWDSYRSRVTPYELQSLMPML, via the coding sequence ATGAACCGCCAGCAGGAGTTCGTGCTCCGCACCCTGGAGGAACGTGACATCCGCTTCGTGCGGCTGTGGTTCACCGACGTCCTCGGCATCCTCAAGTCCGTGGCGATCTCGCCCGCCGAACTCGAGGGGGCCTTCAGCGAGGGCATCGGGTTCGACGGCTCCGCCATCGAAGGATTCTCACGGATCTACGAGTCGGACATGGTCGCCAAGCCCGACCCGACCACGTTCCAAGTGCTGCCCTGGGAGACGCCCGACGGCGAGCACTACTCGGCCCGCATGTTCTGCGACATCGCGATGCCCGACGGCTCCCCGTGCTGGGCCGACCCGCGCCACGTCCTGCGCCGCACCCTGTCGAAGGCCACCGAAGCCGGGTTCACCTGCTACGTGCACCCCGAGATCGAGTTCTTCCTGCTGAAGAACCTGCCGACCACCGGGGTCGAACCGGAACCCGCCGACTCCGGCGGCTACTTCGACCAGGCCAGCCACGACGCCGCCCCGCACTTCCGGCGCAACGCCATCGAAACGCTCGAAGCGATGGGCATCTCCGTCGAGTTCAGCCACCACGAGGGCGCCCCCGGCCAGCAGGAGATCGACCTGCGCTACGCCGACGCGCTCACCATGGCCGACAACGTGATGACCTTCCGCTACACCGTCAAGGAGGTCGCCCTCATGCAGGGCGTGCACGCCTCCTTCATGCCCAAGCCGTTCACCGCGCAGCCCGGTTCCGGCATGCACACCCACTTCAGCCTGTTCGAAGGCGACCAGAACGCCTTCTACCACCCGGAGAACCCCTACGAGCTCTCCGACACCGGGCGGGCGTTCGTCGCGGGCATCCTCACCCACGCGCGCGAGATCAGCGCCGTCACCAACCAGTGGGTGAACTCGTACAAGCGGCTCATCGTCGGCGGCGAGGCGCCCACCGCGGTCTGCTGGGGCCACGCCAACCGCTCCGCGCTGGTGCGGGTGCCGATGTACTCGCCCGGCAAGTCCTCCTCGCGGCGCGTCGAGGTCCGCAGCCCCGACTCGGCCTGCAACCCGTACCTGGCGTACGCGGTGATCCTCGCCGCCGGGCTGCGCGGCGTGGAGAAGGGCTACGAGCTGCCGCCCGCCACCGAGGACGACGTGTGGTCGCTGACCGAAGGCGAGCGCAAGGCCGCCGGGTACGCCAGCCTGCCGCAGAACCTCAACGACGCGTTGAGCGAGATGGAGAACTCCGAGCTGGTCGCCGAAACCCTCGGCGAGCACGTCTTCGACTTCTTCCTCCGCAACAAGCGCAACGAGTGGGACTCCTACCGCAGCCGCGTCACGCCGTACGAGCTGCAGAGCCTGATGCCGATGTTGTGA
- a CDS encoding roadblock/LC7 domain-containing protein: MTNDHNLDWLLENLLGRTPGAKHAVVLSKDGLKVCHSPGLTIDQADQLAAIASGIQSLSYGASVEFGDGSGGVRQSMTEFHGGLLFIVEAGEGAHLAVLADEDSDVGVIGHNMNELVEQIGEYLSAPPRQAQPSGLS; this comes from the coding sequence ATGACCAACGACCACAATCTCGACTGGTTGCTGGAGAACCTGCTGGGACGCACTCCTGGCGCCAAGCACGCAGTCGTGCTGTCCAAGGACGGGCTGAAGGTCTGCCACTCCCCGGGGCTGACCATCGACCAGGCCGACCAGCTGGCCGCGATCGCCTCCGGCATCCAGAGCCTCTCCTACGGGGCGTCCGTCGAATTCGGCGACGGCAGCGGCGGCGTCCGGCAGTCCATGACCGAGTTCCACGGCGGCCTGCTGTTCATCGTCGAAGCCGGTGAAGGCGCGCACCTGGCCGTGCTCGCCGACGAGGACTCCGACGTCGGCGTCATCGGGCACAACATGAACGAGCTCGTCGAGCAGATCGGCGAGTACCTCAGCGCTCCGCCCCGCCAAGCCCAGCCGAGCGGGTTGTCATGA
- a CDS encoding sensor histidine kinase: MSAPTHTQSAAKRRHLARALLVLLISGVVTAALSTWAAIASPASATVLVAWSTGIAAALISIAFALASWGLQNATFYRTRAEKADGATAKLADETLPSLVTRLRAGSSVDTALGEIDHPRNPTHQRILRALGQEIGQGERARAAAMLACANAAGRMQALSTNMLASLREMEERHDESVLGDLLELDHTTAQAGRLADSIAVLTGARSGRRWTKPIKMESILRGSVGRIAAYKRVRLHSTSTVAIVGYAAEGVMHALAELMDNATSFSPPSELAHVYVEEVHSGVIVTIEDGGLVMSEAAMKRAVHAVGTEPLDLTTLNGTRLGLAVVGCLARKHGLTVSFRPSSRGGTGVVVMIPRKLITQPRKQEEFTLPTRTVGAAQPAQLSSVTSAGTATATGTLTRQDLNEKPAAPAENSEATLQNLPKRRRGETLAAASPSLVSGSDDDNTQQPPAPARPRPNAGARFGAFRQASRPSDGPQADDAR; encoded by the coding sequence ATGTCAGCACCCACCCACACCCAATCCGCGGCCAAACGCCGCCACCTGGCCCGAGCCCTGCTGGTATTGCTGATCTCCGGGGTCGTGACCGCGGCGCTGAGCACGTGGGCCGCCATCGCGAGCCCCGCCTCGGCCACCGTGCTGGTCGCCTGGAGCACCGGCATCGCCGCAGCCCTGATCAGCATCGCGTTCGCGTTAGCCAGCTGGGGCCTGCAGAACGCCACCTTCTACCGCACCCGCGCCGAGAAGGCCGACGGTGCCACGGCGAAGCTCGCCGACGAAACCCTCCCCTCGCTGGTCACCCGACTGCGCGCCGGGTCCTCCGTGGACACCGCGCTCGGCGAGATCGACCACCCCCGCAATCCCACGCACCAGCGCATCCTGCGCGCCCTCGGCCAGGAGATCGGCCAAGGTGAACGCGCCCGCGCCGCCGCCATGCTCGCCTGCGCCAACGCCGCGGGCCGGATGCAGGCGCTGTCGACGAACATGCTCGCCAGCCTCCGCGAAATGGAGGAGCGCCACGACGAATCGGTGCTGGGCGACCTGCTCGAACTCGACCACACCACCGCGCAGGCCGGTCGCCTCGCGGACAGCATCGCGGTGCTCACCGGCGCCCGGTCCGGCCGCCGCTGGACCAAGCCGATCAAGATGGAGAGCATCCTGCGCGGCTCCGTCGGCCGCATCGCCGCCTACAAGCGGGTCCGGCTGCACTCCACCAGCACCGTCGCCATCGTCGGCTACGCCGCCGAAGGCGTCATGCACGCGCTGGCAGAGCTGATGGACAACGCCACCAGCTTCTCGCCGCCGTCCGAACTCGCGCACGTCTACGTGGAAGAAGTCCACTCCGGCGTCATCGTCACCATCGAAGACGGCGGGCTCGTGATGAGCGAGGCGGCGATGAAGCGCGCCGTGCACGCCGTCGGCACCGAACCGCTGGACCTCACCACGCTCAACGGCACCCGGCTCGGCCTCGCCGTCGTCGGCTGCCTCGCCAGGAAGCACGGGCTGACCGTGTCGTTCCGGCCGTCCTCGCGCGGCGGCACCGGGGTCGTCGTGATGATCCCGCGCAAGCTGATCACCCAGCCGCGAAAGCAGGAGGAGTTCACCCTCCCGACCCGCACCGTGGGAGCGGCCCAGCCCGCGCAGCTCAGCTCGGTGACGTCGGCGGGAACCGCCACCGCGACCGGCACGCTCACCCGGCAGGACCTCAACGAGAAGCCCGCGGCACCCGCCGAGAACTCGGAGGCGACCTTGCAGAACCTCCCGAAGCGCCGCCGCGGCGAAACGCTGGCCGCGGCGTCCCCGTCGTTGGTGTCCGGCTCCGACGACGACAACACCCAGCAGCCGCCCGCACCCGCACGGCCCCGACCGAACGCGGGCGCCCGATTCGGCGCGTTCCGGCAGGCGAGCCGGCCCAGCGACGGCCCGCAGGCCGACGACGCGCGCTGA
- a CDS encoding NAD+ synthase, which yields MPQLRLALAQVNATVGDIAGNTAMVLEWTRRAVQEGAHVVAFPETVLAGYPVEDLALRKSFAAANRAAIDALAVNLREAGCGDALVVVGHLDRDDEGVRNSASLLFGGEVVATYDKYHLPNYGVFDEARYFAPGFDLPIVKLHGLDIGVVICEDIWQNGGPVAALGQVGVDLVVCVNSSPYERSKDDVRVPLVARRAAEAGAPIAYVNMVGAQDDLVFDGDSIVMGADGEVLARAPQFTEHLLVLDVDVPAGGHTATTVPEQPGRIRMPAFDVTRTVLQPDPLPAYEPLPAPPGVEPLPELAETWAALVTGLRDYVHKNGFRSVTFGFSGGIDSAVCAALAADALGPDALHGVSMPSHYSSEHSRSDAAELARRLGCHFEERPVADMVAAFVGPLGLTGLAEENVQARCRGITLMAMSNQHGHLVLAPGNKTELAVGYSTIYGDAVGGFAPIKDVPKTLVWELARWRNAEAEKLGEVPPIPENSIEKVPSAELRPDQTDQDSLPPYDVLDAVLDGYVEGDRDYSDLVADGFDAELVERVIRMVDGAEYKRRQYPPGTKITLKAFGRDRRLPITNRWRESRP from the coding sequence ATGCCGCAGCTGCGCCTCGCTCTAGCCCAGGTCAACGCGACCGTCGGGGACATCGCCGGGAACACGGCGATGGTCCTGGAATGGACCCGCAGGGCCGTGCAGGAAGGCGCCCACGTGGTCGCCTTCCCGGAAACGGTGCTCGCCGGATACCCGGTGGAGGACTTGGCGCTGCGCAAGTCGTTCGCCGCGGCGAACCGCGCCGCGATCGACGCGCTGGCGGTGAACCTGCGCGAAGCCGGGTGCGGGGACGCGCTGGTCGTGGTGGGCCACCTGGACCGCGACGACGAAGGGGTGCGCAACTCGGCTTCGCTGCTGTTCGGCGGTGAGGTCGTGGCGACCTACGACAAGTACCACCTGCCGAACTACGGCGTGTTCGACGAGGCGCGGTACTTCGCGCCGGGCTTCGACCTGCCGATCGTGAAGCTGCACGGCCTGGACATCGGCGTGGTGATCTGCGAGGACATCTGGCAGAACGGCGGCCCGGTGGCCGCGCTGGGCCAGGTCGGCGTGGACCTCGTGGTGTGCGTGAACTCCTCGCCGTACGAGCGCTCCAAGGACGACGTGCGGGTTCCGCTGGTGGCGCGCCGGGCCGCGGAGGCGGGTGCGCCGATCGCGTACGTGAACATGGTCGGCGCGCAGGACGACCTGGTCTTCGACGGCGATTCGATCGTGATGGGCGCCGACGGCGAGGTGCTCGCGCGGGCGCCGCAGTTCACCGAGCACCTGCTGGTGCTGGACGTGGACGTGCCCGCCGGCGGGCACACGGCCACGACGGTGCCGGAGCAGCCGGGCCGGATCCGGATGCCCGCGTTCGACGTGACGCGCACGGTGCTGCAGCCCGATCCGCTGCCCGCCTACGAGCCGCTGCCCGCTCCGCCCGGCGTGGAGCCGCTGCCGGAGCTCGCCGAGACCTGGGCGGCGCTGGTGACGGGCTTGCGGGATTACGTGCACAAGAACGGTTTCCGGTCGGTGACGTTCGGGTTTTCCGGGGGCATCGACTCGGCGGTGTGCGCAGCGCTGGCCGCGGACGCGCTGGGGCCGGACGCGCTGCACGGGGTGTCGATGCCGTCGCACTACTCCTCGGAGCACTCCCGGTCGGACGCGGCCGAGCTGGCCCGCCGGTTGGGCTGCCACTTCGAGGAGCGTCCGGTGGCGGACATGGTCGCGGCGTTCGTCGGGCCGCTGGGCTTGACGGGGCTCGCGGAGGAGAACGTGCAGGCCCGCTGCCGGGGCATCACGTTGATGGCGATGTCGAACCAGCACGGTCACCTGGTGCTGGCGCCGGGGAACAAGACGGAGCTGGCGGTCGGCTACTCCACGATCTACGGCGACGCGGTCGGCGGGTTCGCGCCGATCAAGGACGTGCCGAAGACGCTGGTGTGGGAACTGGCGAGGTGGCGCAACGCGGAGGCGGAGAAGCTCGGCGAAGTGCCGCCGATCCCGGAGAACTCGATCGAGAAGGTGCCATCGGCGGAGCTGCGGCCCGATCAGACCGACCAGGACTCGCTGCCGCCCTACGACGTGCTGGACGCGGTGCTGGACGGCTACGTCGAGGGCGATCGGGACTACTCGGACCTGGTCGCGGACGGGTTCGACGCGGAGCTCGTGGAGCGGGTGATCCGGATGGTCGACGGGGCGGAGTACAAGCGCCGCCAGTACCCGCCGGGCACCAAGATCACGCTGAAGGCCTTCGGCCGCGACCGGCGCCTGCCGATCACCAACCGCTGGCGCGAAAGCCGCCCCTGA
- a CDS encoding transporter substrate-binding domain-containing protein, with protein MRVVAAVARSGAIGERPTGPILVDEWARDSDSLPREPQCCGIAWRARMGWRTAASSAALAALTALFGAGCADSNGPGANPESGGTARESSTGPAMRSTMDDIAERGELRVCSTGDYRPFTYRDANGAWSGIDIDMARDLAAELGVRATIVATTWESLSADFAQRCDIAAGGVSVTLKRAKEAFFSDAYVVDGKTPITRCENAARFRTLEQIDRPGVRAVVNPGGTNEKFARERLHRAEIVPHPDNNTIFDEIRSGRADLMITDGAETKWQARRHPELCAVHPDQPFTFSEKAYLLPRGDVVFQQFVNEWLHLRKHDGTYDRIARPWIG; from the coding sequence ATGCGGGTGGTCGCAGCGGTTGCGCGAAGTGGAGCAATCGGTGAACGACCCACTGGACCGATCTTGGTGGACGAATGGGCCAGAGATTCGGATAGTCTCCCCCGCGAGCCGCAGTGCTGCGGCATCGCGTGGAGGGCTCGCATGGGGTGGAGAACCGCGGCGTCGAGCGCCGCACTGGCCGCGCTGACCGCGCTGTTCGGCGCCGGCTGCGCGGATTCGAACGGTCCCGGCGCGAACCCGGAATCAGGCGGGACCGCACGGGAAAGCAGCACCGGACCGGCAATGCGGTCCACAATGGATGACATCGCCGAGCGCGGCGAACTCCGGGTGTGCAGCACCGGGGACTACCGGCCGTTCACCTATCGCGACGCCAACGGCGCCTGGAGCGGCATCGACATCGACATGGCGCGCGATCTGGCCGCCGAGCTCGGCGTGCGCGCCACCATCGTCGCCACCACGTGGGAGTCGCTGAGCGCGGACTTCGCGCAGCGGTGCGACATCGCGGCGGGCGGCGTGTCGGTGACGCTGAAGCGCGCGAAAGAGGCGTTCTTCAGCGATGCGTACGTCGTCGACGGCAAGACGCCGATCACGCGGTGCGAGAACGCCGCGCGATTCCGGACGCTGGAGCAGATCGACCGCCCCGGCGTGCGCGCCGTGGTGAACCCCGGCGGCACCAACGAGAAGTTCGCACGCGAGAGGTTGCACCGCGCGGAGATTGTTCCGCACCCGGACAACAACACGATTTTCGACGAGATCCGCAGCGGCCGAGCCGATCTCATGATCACTGACGGCGCGGAGACCAAATGGCAGGCGCGGCGCCACCCCGAACTCTGCGCGGTGCACCCGGACCAACCGTTCACCTTCTCCGAGAAGGCATATCTGCTGCCGCGCGGTGACGTCGTCTTCCAGCAGTTCGTGAACGAGTGGCTGCACTTGCGCAAGCACGACGGCACATACGACCGGATCGCGCGGCCATGGATCGGCTGA
- a CDS encoding DUF742 domain-containing protein: MIWRPLDNEDPDRLYTVTGGRSSADEESLDLVTLIVSECDPAPGMQSEHIRILQLCRQPMAVVEISSHLGMPVGVVKILLCDLLDTNRITARHPTSAPASKKAQLPDPDILKQVLVGLHNL, translated from the coding sequence ATGATCTGGCGGCCCCTCGACAACGAAGATCCGGACCGGCTCTACACCGTCACCGGGGGACGCAGCAGCGCGGACGAAGAGTCCCTGGACCTGGTCACGCTCATCGTCAGCGAGTGCGACCCGGCGCCGGGCATGCAGTCCGAGCACATCCGGATCCTGCAGCTGTGCAGGCAACCGATGGCGGTCGTGGAGATCTCCTCGCACCTGGGCATGCCCGTCGGAGTGGTGAAGATCCTGCTCTGCGACCTGCTCGACACGAACCGGATCACCGCACGCCACCCCACTTCCGCGCCGGCGAGCAAGAAGGCGCAACTGCCCGATCCCGACATCTTGAAGCAGGTTCTCGTTGGACTCCACAACCTCTGA
- a CDS encoding alpha/beta hydrolase: MSRLLTAGCALLLLSGAAACAPSPSSGPLLQPRTERSGPAGAVPAGLEEFYGQELDWGPCAEYATTSADQGVYQDRTLECARLRVPLDYERPEGRQINIGVLRKPATDPDTRIGSLLMNPGGPGASGMSAAASLAPTLEPTDLGERFDQIGFDPRGIGASEPEVRCLTDEEWDADRLDSDADTSPEGTAQTEREVRDYTGKCVQRTGEDVLAHVGTRDVVQDMDVLRSALGDPQLTYLGYSYGTRIGSAYAERFPGNVRAMILDGAIDPGQDAIEQQVMQGAGFQRAFESFARWCAGQNQCALGADPSRAVPAFQRLARPLLEHPVPAGDRELSYTDATTAAVQALYAQSMWPALNTGLGELAQGRGTVLLTLADSYYGREANGSYSNITDAFNAVRCVDDPRVTDRAVLREADRRYREAAPFLDDGLPANSAMDMCSFWPVPVTGDAAQPQVQGLPPTLVISTTGDPATPYDAGVNLAKALRGRLLTFEGTQHTAFLQGNSCVDDAGIDYLTELELPADGTRCK, from the coding sequence ATGAGTCGCTTGCTGACCGCCGGATGCGCGCTGTTGCTGCTCAGCGGTGCTGCCGCCTGCGCCCCCTCGCCGTCGAGCGGACCGCTGCTGCAGCCGCGCACCGAGCGCAGCGGCCCGGCGGGCGCGGTCCCGGCCGGTCTGGAGGAGTTCTACGGCCAAGAGCTCGACTGGGGCCCGTGCGCGGAGTACGCCACCACCAGCGCCGACCAGGGCGTCTACCAGGACCGGACGCTGGAGTGCGCCCGGTTGCGCGTGCCGCTGGACTACGAGCGGCCGGAAGGCCGCCAGATCAACATCGGCGTGCTGCGCAAACCGGCGACCGACCCGGACACCCGCATCGGCTCGCTGCTGATGAACCCCGGCGGCCCCGGCGCCTCCGGCATGAGCGCCGCCGCGAGCCTCGCCCCCACCTTGGAGCCCACCGACCTCGGTGAGCGCTTCGACCAGATCGGCTTCGACCCGCGCGGCATCGGCGCCAGCGAACCCGAGGTCCGCTGCCTCACCGACGAGGAGTGGGACGCCGACCGGCTCGACTCCGACGCCGACACCTCCCCGGAGGGCACCGCGCAGACCGAGCGGGAAGTGCGCGACTACACCGGCAAGTGCGTGCAGCGGACCGGCGAGGACGTGCTCGCCCACGTCGGCACCCGCGACGTCGTCCAGGACATGGACGTGCTGCGCTCCGCGCTCGGCGATCCGCAGCTGACCTACCTCGGCTACTCCTACGGCACCCGCATCGGCTCCGCGTACGCCGAGCGGTTCCCCGGCAACGTGCGGGCGATGATCCTCGACGGCGCCATCGACCCCGGCCAGGACGCCATCGAGCAGCAGGTCATGCAGGGCGCCGGCTTCCAGCGCGCCTTCGAGTCCTTCGCACGGTGGTGCGCCGGGCAGAACCAGTGCGCCCTCGGCGCCGACCCGTCACGGGCCGTCCCGGCGTTCCAGCGACTCGCCCGGCCGCTGCTGGAACACCCGGTGCCCGCGGGCGACCGGGAGCTCTCCTACACCGACGCCACGACCGCGGCCGTCCAAGCGCTCTACGCGCAGAGCATGTGGCCCGCGCTCAACACCGGCCTCGGTGAGCTCGCCCAGGGCCGCGGCACCGTGCTGCTGACCCTCGCCGACTCCTACTACGGCCGTGAGGCCAACGGCTCCTACAGCAACATCACCGACGCGTTCAACGCCGTGCGCTGCGTCGACGATCCGCGCGTCACCGACCGCGCCGTGCTGCGCGAAGCGGACCGCCGCTACCGCGAGGCGGCGCCCTTCCTCGACGACGGCCTGCCCGCCAACAGCGCCATGGACATGTGCTCGTTCTGGCCCGTGCCGGTCACCGGCGACGCGGCCCAACCCCAGGTGCAGGGCCTGCCGCCCACCCTGGTGATCTCGACCACCGGCGACCCGGCCACGCCCTACGACGCGGGGGTCAACCTCGCGAAGGCGCTGCGCGGCAGGCTGCTCACCTTCGAAGGCACCCAGCACACCGCGTTCCTCCAGGGCAACTCGTGCGTGGACGACGCGGGCATCGACTACCTGACCGAGCTCGAACTGCCCGCGGACGGCACCCGGTGCAAGTGA